CCCGTCGCCGGCTCCGCGGATTCGGTGGACGTCCTCGTGACCACGCACGACAACTGGACCACGAGTCCCGAGGCGACGCTCGAGAGCGGCGGCGGCCAGCGCTACGGTTCGCTCGCGTTCACCGAGCGCAATCTGGCGGGGCTCGGCATCACCGTGACCGCGACCTACCGCGAGGAGCCCGCGGGCATTTCGCGCTTCCTGTGGGTGGAGGACCCCGCCATCGCGGGCACGCACTGGAGGGCGCGCTTCCTCACCGGCAACGGCGATACGGGCAAGCGCAACGGCGCCGAGTTCGGACTGCCGTTCTGGGCCGACGACGCGCCGATCACGGTCGGTGGGGCGTGGAGCCGCGAAGTCTCGCAGGCCCAGCTCTGGTCGCGTGGCGAGGAGGTCGCGCAGGTTCCGCTGCGCGAGGAGATGGCCGAGGCGCGCTGGGGAACGGGGCGCCGCGCGGCCGACGGAACGGTGCAGCGATTCGTGGCGACGTACCGCGCCTACGATCGGCGCCTCGGCGTGAGCGTCCTCGAGCCGGACGCGCCGGCGGAGTTCGGCGGCTCCGAGGAGGAGCTGCGCCTGCGCCGGCTGGAGGGGGAGGTGACGCTCTGGAGGCCCGACTTCCGCGTTCGCCGAGGCGTGGACTTCATGGATCGCGAGGAGGATTTCGACCTCGGCACGCTCACGCAGGTCGGCGTGGGCGTCGCGCCGCGCGCCTTCGGAAGCGGCGCGGACGAAGGCTGGCTCTACGGCCGCCTCGGCGCCGGGGTGGATCGCGGCCCCGCCGGATTCGGGCTCGCGAGCACCGAGTTTCGCACCCGCGTGCGTTCGGGGCTGCGGGAGTCCTTCGCCCGCGTGCGCGTGCGCTGGATCGTGCAACCCCGGCCGGGCGCCGCGCTCGTCGCGGCGGTCGAGGGGGCAGCGGGCCGGCGCATGCCCCGCAACTTCCAGTTGAGCGCCGGCGGACTCACCGGACTGCGCGGTTTTCCGGTGCAGGAAGTCGCGGGAACGCAGCTGTGGCGGGCCAACGCCGAGGCCCGCTGGACGCTGAGGCACGCCGTCCTGCAACTCGCGACCTTCGGCGGGGCGGTTTTCTGGGATACGGCGCGCGCCTACGGCCCGGGGTCGGGCGGCGAGAGCTGGCACCACGACGCCGGCTTCGGCCTGCGCGTTTCGCTGCCGCACTCGGCCCTGAACGCGGTCGCGCGATTCGACATCGCCTGGCCGATCGCGCCGGCCGTGGACGGCCGGCGCGGGCCCGCCTACTCTTTCGGCTCGGGTCAGGCCTTCTAACGGCACGCGAGGTGACGCCATGAACCTGAGCGCCGTCCCGCTCACGATTCCCGCCGACTGCAACGTCGTCGCGGGGCAGTCGCACTTCATCAAGACCGTCGAGGATCTCGCCGAGATCGTGGTCACGACCGTCCCCGGCGCCCGGTTCGGCCTCGCGTTCAACGAAGCCTCCGGCCCGTGCCTGATCCGCACCGAAGGCAACGACGAGGAACTGGTGTCGGCCGCGGTGGACAACGCCTCGCGGGTCGGCGCGGGGCACACGTTCTGGCTGCTGCTGCGCGGCGCGTACCCCATCAACCTGCTGCCGGCGATCAAGCAGTGCCAGGAGGTGTGCGCGATCTTCTGCGCGACCGCGAATCCGGTTCAGGTGCTGGTGGCCGAGACGGAGCAGGGACGGGGGGTCGCCGGCGTCGTGGACGGCGGAGGGCCCCGGGGAATCGAGGATGCGTCCGCGAGACAGGCGCGCCGCGAGTTCCTGCGGAAGATCGGCTACAAGCGCTGATGCTGCGCTTCGGCACCTCGGGCATTCCGCGCTCCAGTGTCCGTCCGGGCACGGTCGCGGGCATCGCCCGGGCCCGCGAACTGGGCCTCGATCACCTCGAGATGGCGTGGGTCAACGGCGTCCGGATGTCGGACGAGTCCGCGGACCGCATCGCCGAGGCCTCCCGCACGCACGACGTGAGCCTGACCGCGCACGCGCCTTACTACGTGAACCTGTGCGGCGAACCCGAGGTCGTCGAGCGAAGCCTCGCGCGCCTGATCGAGACCGGGCGGCTCGGCTCCCGTTGCGGCGCGCGGTCCTATTGCTTCCATGCGGGCTTCTACGGCAAGCTCGGCGAGCGGGAGGCCGGAACGCGCGTGCGGCGCGGGTTGCGCGCGGTCACGGCCGCGCTCCGCAGACTGGACGCCCGGATCGACGTGCGCACCGAACTCACCGGCAAGGCGTCGCAGGCCGGGTCGCTCGACGAGGTGCTGGCGTGGAGCGCGGCGGTCCCGGGCGTGCAGCCGTGCGTGGACTTCTCGCACCAGTACGCCCGCGGGCTGGGAAAGCACAACCACTACGACGACTTCGCGGCCACGCTGGTCTCGATCGGGGAACGGCTGGGTCGCGCGGCCCTGGAGCGGCTGCACGTGCACATCTCGGGCATCCAGTACGGACCGAAGGGCGAGCGCCGGCACGAACCGCTGCGCGAGACCTCGTTCCGCTGGCGGGAACTGCTCAGGGCCCTGAAGGACCTGCGCGTCTCGGGGTGGGTGGTCAGCGAATCGCCCGCGATGGAGGACGACGCCTTGCTCCTGCAGAAAACCTACCGGAGGCTCAAGTGAGCGGAGACGTCAGGTCGGCGCCCGTGGTCGTCATCGGTTCGGGCTGCATCGGGGCGGCGATCGCCTACCACCTCGGGCTTCGCGGCGTGAAGGGCGTGGTCGTCCTCGAGCGCGAGCTGCAATCCGGCGCCGGCTCGACCGGCAAATGCGCGGGCGGGATCCGCCAGCAGTTCTCGACGGCGGTGAACGTCCGGCTCGCGCAGCAGTCGGTGAAGGCGTTCGAGACGTTCGCCCGGGACATGGAAACCGGCGAGACGTTCTGGCCGGTCGGCTACCTGTTCCTGCTCTCCGACGAAGCGCAGTGGCGCGCGTTCCAGGCGCAGGCGGAGTTCCAGCGCTCGCTGGGCGTGCCGACGCGCACGCTGGCGCCCGCCGACGCGCTCGCCCTCGTGCCCGAACTGAACCTCGACGGCGTGCTCGGGGCGACCTTCTGCCCGACCGACGGGCTCGGCGACCCGCACATGATCACCCACGGCTTCGAGTCGCAGGCGCGCGCGCGCGGGGCGAAGTTCCTGTTCGGCGTCGAGGCCACGGGGCTCGTCATGGACGGCGGAAGGGTGGCCGGAGTGCGGACCTCGCAGGGCGAGATCGCCACTCCCATGGTCGTGAACGCGGCCGGCGCGTGGGCCGCGCGAGTCGCGGCGTGGGCGGGTGTCGAGCTGCCGGTCGCTCCCTACCGGCGTCACTGCTTCACCACCGCGCCTCTGCCGTTCGTGCGCGACACGCTGCCCATGATCGTGGACATGAAGTCGGGCGTGTACATGCACCGGGAAAGCGGCGGCCTGCTGCTCGGCCTGGCCGACCGGAACGAGCCGCCGTCGTTCGACCAGAGCGTCAACTGGGATTTCCTGGAATCGGTCGTCGAGCCGGCGATGACGCGCATCCCGGCGCTCGAGGCGGCCGAGATCAACAACGCCTGGGCCGGCCTTTACGAGACGACGCCGGATCACAACGCGATCCTCGGTCCGCCCGAGGGCGTCGCGGGACTGATGCTCGCCAACGGCTTCAGCGGCCACGGATTCATGATGGCGCCGGCCGTGGGCCGGCAGCTCGCGGAATGGATCGTGGACGGCCGCCCGAGCCTGGATCTTTCGGACCTCGCCCTCGAGCGCTTCCGCACGCAGCGCACGCTGGCCGAGGCCAACGTCATCTGACATGGCGCTGCGCAACCGCACCCTGAACCTCGGACCGCTCGAGAACAACACGTACGTGCTCACCTGCCCGGCGACGCTCGAGACCGCCGTGGTGGACGTCGGCTTCGAGCCGGAGGCGGTGGTCGAGCTGGTCCGGCGGGAGGGGCTGAGCGTGCGCTGGCTGCTCGGCACGCACGCGCACTACGACCACGCCGCGGGCATGCTCGCGGTCCAGCAGGCCGTCGGCGGAATCTACGCCCTCCATCCGCTCGACCGGCCGCTGCTCGAGGCGCTGTCGCTGCAGGGCGAGATGTTCGGTTTCCCGCCCGCCGAGCCCGCGGCGATCGGGCATGAACTCGTGGACGGCGAAGCCATCCGGATCGGCGAGGAGCTGCTCGAGGTGATCTTCACGCCCGGGCATTCTCCCGGACACTGCGCCTTCCGCCAGGGCCCGATCGCGTGGGTCGGCGATCTGCTCTTTCGCGGCTCGATCGGGCGCACCGATCTGCCCGGCGGCTCGTTCGAGACGCTCGCGCGCTCGATTCGCGAGCGGATCTTCCCGCTCGGCGACGAGGTCGCGTGCCTGACCGGTCACGGACCGGCCACGACCGTCGGCGAGGAACGCCGGCACAACCCGTACGTCGGCGAAGCGGCGGGGCAGCCGTGAGCCGGCGCGACGACCTGCCCGTGAACCTGCGCATCGATCCGGGCGCATGGATCGCTCCGGGTGGCATCGTGGTCGGCGAGGTGACCCTGCGCGCGGGCGCGAGCGTCTGGTTCAACAGCGTCCTGCGGGGAGACACCGCTCCCATCGAGGTCGGCGAGTGGACCAATATCCAGGACAACTCGACCGTTCACGTGGACGAGGGGATGCCGGCCCTGATCGGACGGCGCGTCACCATCGGGCACCGCTCGATCGTCCACGGCTGCGTGATCGAGGACGACTGCCTGATCGGCATGGGCGCGGTGGTGCTGTCCGGGGCCCGAATCGGCACGGGCTCGCTGCTCGGCGCCGCGGCGCTGGTCAAGGAGGGGCAGGTGATTCCCGCGGGTTCGCTCGCGGTCGGCGCGCCGGCGCGCGTTCTCGGCCCCGTGAACGACGGCCATCGCGCCGCGATCGCCGAGGGCGCCCGGCACTACGCGGCCCTGGCGCGGGCGTACGCCGCCAAGGGTTTCGCGCGTCCCCACCCGGCCGCGCACGACCCGCTCGGCACCGCAAGCCCCGTGCACGGACCGATGTCCCGTTCGGAGTGGGGAGGACTCGTCATGACCCTCGCGGAGTCGCCCGGGTGGGTGGGGGAACGCATGGCCGGCCGGCAGGCCGACTTTCTCCGCGCCCGTCCCGCGCCGGAACGCTGGAGCGCTCACGAACTGGTCGGGCACCTGCTCGACGCCGACGTCGAGGTCTACCACCCGCGTCTCGAAGCCCTGCTCGGCGAGGAGCTTCCGGCGTGCCCGGCGGTGGACCTGGAGGGGGCCGCCCGCGTCGCGGCGTACGCGCCGGCGGCGACCGCGGAGTTGCTCGATCGCTGGCGCGCCGCGCGGACGCTGCTGGTCGCGCGCCTCGCGCCGCTCGGGCGCGCGGAATGGGCGCGGGCGGGCGTGCACTCGCTGCGCGGCCCGTTCACCGTCGCGACCATGGTGCGCGAATGGGTCGAGCACGATCTCTCGCATCGGCGCCAGCTCGCCGCGGCGCTCGGGCTGACGCCGTGATTCTCGCGCCCGGGCGGCTCGACCCGCCGGCCGACCGACTGCTGGCCGCCCTCGCGGCGGCCGGGGAGGAGGTCGTGACCGGGCCGGCGCGGCTGCCCGCCGGCGAGACACCCGTGACGATCGCGATTTCGACCGGCCCGTTCGTGTTCGACTACGTCGGCGTCGTCGCGGCGCTCGGCGGGCGGTCGTTTCGCGCGCTCGTCCTGTCGCGGCTGGGCGCCCACCCCGACGCCCGCTCGAACGCGCTGCGGCGGCTGTGGCGGCTCGAGGAACACGTGCGCGGCGGTGGCGCGCCGACGCTGACGCTGCGCTTCGCGCCCCTGCTCGGGCCGGCGACGCCGCTCTGGCGGCGGCTCCGCTCGCGGCCTTCGCTTCCCGGGGACGGGCGAATGCTGCTTCAGCCGGTCGCCGAGGCGGACGCCATCGAGACGCTGCTTCGCGCGCTCGACGGGCGCGCGGCATGGAGCGGCTGGTACGAGGTCGCGGGGCCGGCGGTGTGGAGCCTCGCCGAGCTGCGCGAGCTCGCCTCCACCGCCGGTCCCGCGAGCGACCGGGGCGGGTGGGAGCCGCCCCTCGACGAACTGGCCGAACAGCGCCTCGCCGAGTGGGAGCCCTGGGCGTCCCACTTCGGCATCGCGCCCACGAGCGTCGAAGCCGGAGTCGCGGAGCCCGTGTCGTGACCCCCCGGCGCGGCAAAGGGCGGACCCACGCCCCATCGCGGACGCGGCGAACCGGGGTCGCAGCGGGCCGCGGCCCGCGTCTCGGCGTCGTGCGTCCGCCCGAGCATGCGCCGCACCAGGCCGCGCCGCGGGCCGTCGGCTGCGCGATCGTCACCGTCAGCGACACCCGCCGCGGGGCGCTCGACCGCAGCGGCGCGCGGGCGCACGAGCTCATCGAGCGCGCCGGCTTCGAGGTGATCCGCCGCGCCTGGGTGGCCGACGAGCGCGGGGCGATCCGCCGCGTGGTCGCGGCCCTGCTGAAGCTGCGCACCGTGGACTGCGTGATCGTCACCGGCGGCACCGGGATGGCGAAGCGCGACGTGACCCCGGAGGCGCTGAGGCCGCTCCTGCAGCGGGACCTGCCGGGCTTCGGCGAGCTCTTTCGCGCCCGCTCGACCGAACAGGTGGGCGCGGCCGCGTGGTTTTCCCGTGCCGGCGCCGGTGTCGCGAACGACCGCCTGCTGGTGATGCTTCCCGGCTCGACCGCCGCGGTCGAACTGGCGCTCGAACGAATCCTGCTTCCCGAACTCGCACACGCCGTACGACTGCTCGGCCGCTTCCCATCCGGAGCCTGAACCATGTCCATCAAGCCCGACCACTGGATCCGCAGGATGTGCCGTGAACACCGGATGATCGAGCCGTTCGAGGAGAAGCTCGTGCGCGAAGGCGTCGTCTCGTTCGGCCTGTCGTCCTATGGCTACGACATCCGCGTGGCGGACGAGTTCAAGATCTTCACCAACCTGAACTCGACGGTCGTGGACCCGAAGCAGGTGGACCCGCGCAACATGGTGGACTTCAAGGGCGACGTCTGCATCGTTCCGCCCAACTCGTTCGCGCTCGCGCGCACGGTCGAGTACTTCCGCATGCCGCGGAACGTCCTCGCGATCTGCCTGGGCAAGAGCACCTACGCGCGCTGCGGCATCATCACGAACGTGACGCCGTTCGAGCCCGAGTGGGAGGGCTACGTGACGCTCGAGATCTCGAACACCACGCCGCTGCCGGCGAAGATCTACGCGAACGAAGGCCTTGCGCAGGTGCTGTTCTTCGAGTCCGACTCGCCGTGCGAGGTCTCGTACCGGGACCGGGGCGGCAAGTACCAGAAGCAGGTGGGCATCACCCTGCCGAGGCTGTAGCGGCGGGGAAGGAGGGCGCGCGCGGGGCCGCGAATCGGCGGCGGGCGCGGCCGCACCGTCTTGCGCCGTCCACGGGCCGGGGCTAGTCTGCCCGCAACTTCAGGCGGCATGGCACCACCCCAGCGATGGAGCCCTTCGATGATCAAGGAGCTCGCCACGGGACTCGGCATCACGCTCGGGTACCTCGGCAAGAAGCCCTTCACGGTCCAGTACCCGGACGAGAAGCTCGAGATGTTTCCGCGCTTCCGCGGCCTGCACATCCTGGCCCGGCACGAGGATGGCCTCGAGCGCTGCGTCGGCTGCGAACTGTGCGCGGTGGCCTGCCCGGCCGACGCGATCTTCGTGAAGGCCGCCGAGAACGACCCGGCGAATCCGGCGTCGCACGGCGAACGTTACGCCGAGCGCTACGAGATCAACATGTTGCGCTGCATCTTCTGCGGCATGTGCGAGGAGGCCTGCCCGGAGGACGCGATCTGGCTCGAGAAGGACTACGAGCTGGCCGACTACAAGCGCGACGCGTTCATCTACACGAAGGACGAACTGCTCGTCCCGATGGAGAAGTCCGGCTACCTCCCGACCCGCTGATCGCCCGGAAATCCGCGATCCCGGCCGGATCGTCGCTCCCGGTCGCCCCCGCGGCGCATCGCCCGGAATCAGCGCGGAAGCTGGGCCAGAAGCTTCTCGGCCAGCTTCGGCCATGCCCACGGTTCCGCGCTCGCGGGACCTGCCGACGCGAGGCGCTCGCGGAGCGCGGCGTCCGCGAGCACGCGCCGCAGCGCGCGGCGCAGGAAATACGGGTGACGCCAGGCGAGGAGCGCGTTGTCGCCCTCGCGGGCGAAATCGCGCGTGCCGCTGCGCGTGCACACCAGGGCGCAGCCGCAGGCGAGCGCTTCGAGCGCGGTGTTGCACCAGCCGGCCTTGCGCTCGGCGGCGGCGAAGACGTGCGAGGACTGATAGAGCGCGACGAGTTCGTCCTGCGTGGGATTCAGGACGAAGCGGGCGTTCGGGGGCAGCGGAGCGCCGTCGCGGGGATCCTGCCGGTTGTGCGCGTCCACGGAGTCGAACAGCACGACTTCGAACGGCGGCAGGTCGCGCAGGCCGCGCAGCGCCGCCAGCAGGAGGTCGGTGCCCTTCTTGGCGCGCGAGCGGCGGCCATTGAGCAGCACTC
The window above is part of the Candidatus Eisenbacteria bacterium genome. Proteins encoded here:
- a CDS encoding FAD-binding oxidoreductase, which translates into the protein MSGDVRSAPVVVIGSGCIGAAIAYHLGLRGVKGVVVLERELQSGAGSTGKCAGGIRQQFSTAVNVRLAQQSVKAFETFARDMETGETFWPVGYLFLLSDEAQWRAFQAQAEFQRSLGVPTRTLAPADALALVPELNLDGVLGATFCPTDGLGDPHMITHGFESQARARGAKFLFGVEATGLVMDGGRVAGVRTSQGEIATPMVVNAAGAWAARVAAWAGVELPVAPYRRHCFTTAPLPFVRDTLPMIVDMKSGVYMHRESGGLLLGLADRNEPPSFDQSVNWDFLESVVEPAMTRIPALEAAEINNAWAGLYETTPDHNAILGPPEGVAGLMLANGFSGHGFMMAPAVGRQLAEWIVDGRPSLDLSDLALERFRTQRTLAEANVI
- a CDS encoding TIM barrel protein, yielding MLRFGTSGIPRSSVRPGTVAGIARARELGLDHLEMAWVNGVRMSDESADRIAEASRTHDVSLTAHAPYYVNLCGEPEVVERSLARLIETGRLGSRCGARSYCFHAGFYGKLGEREAGTRVRRGLRAVTAALRRLDARIDVRTELTGKASQAGSLDEVLAWSAAVPGVQPCVDFSHQYARGLGKHNHYDDFAATLVSIGERLGRAALERLHVHISGIQYGPKGERRHEPLRETSFRWRELLRALKDLRVSGWVVSESPAMEDDALLLQKTYRRLK
- a CDS encoding DinB family protein is translated as MSRRDDLPVNLRIDPGAWIAPGGIVVGEVTLRAGASVWFNSVLRGDTAPIEVGEWTNIQDNSTVHVDEGMPALIGRRVTIGHRSIVHGCVIEDDCLIGMGAVVLSGARIGTGSLLGAAALVKEGQVIPAGSLAVGAPARVLGPVNDGHRAAIAEGARHYAALARAYAAKGFARPHPAAHDPLGTASPVHGPMSRSEWGGLVMTLAESPGWVGERMAGRQADFLRARPAPERWSAHELVGHLLDADVEVYHPRLEALLGEELPACPAVDLEGAARVAAYAPAATAELLDRWRAARTLLVARLAPLGRAEWARAGVHSLRGPFTVATMVREWVEHDLSHRRQLAAALGLTP
- a CDS encoding MBL fold metallo-hydrolase, which encodes MALRNRTLNLGPLENNTYVLTCPATLETAVVDVGFEPEAVVELVRREGLSVRWLLGTHAHYDHAAGMLAVQQAVGGIYALHPLDRPLLEALSLQGEMFGFPPAEPAAIGHELVDGEAIRIGEELLEVIFTPGHSPGHCAFRQGPIAWVGDLLFRGSIGRTDLPGGSFETLARSIRERIFPLGDEVACLTGHGPATTVGEERRHNPYVGEAAGQP
- a CDS encoding glycosyltransferase — translated: MRIALFLPHVGVFGGVRRFLELGNEWVALGHDVSLFHSDGSPPAWLAFRGRIAPLAAAAGAVADLAICADAHTYDAFRASASRTHLYYCVLEGDAGISRAVGDPAVALAANSGALRAALRRRARREVIDGAGGIRTTQFRPDPARRAATPLRVLLNGRRSRAKKGTDLLLAALRGLRDLPPFEVVLFDSVDAHNRQDPRDGAPLPPNARFVLNPTQDELVALYQSSHVFAAAERKAGWCNTALEALACGCALVCTRSGTRDFAREGDNALLAWRHPYFLRRALRRVLADAALRERLASAGPASAEPWAWPKLAEKLLAQLPR
- the nuoI gene encoding NADH-quinone oxidoreductase subunit NuoI, whose amino-acid sequence is MIKELATGLGITLGYLGKKPFTVQYPDEKLEMFPRFRGLHILARHEDGLERCVGCELCAVACPADAIFVKAAENDPANPASHGERYAERYEINMLRCIFCGMCEEACPEDAIWLEKDYELADYKRDAFIYTKDELLVPMEKSGYLPTR
- a CDS encoding dCTP deaminase — protein: MSIKPDHWIRRMCREHRMIEPFEEKLVREGVVSFGLSSYGYDIRVADEFKIFTNLNSTVVDPKQVDPRNMVDFKGDVCIVPPNSFALARTVEYFRMPRNVLAICLGKSTYARCGIITNVTPFEPEWEGYVTLEISNTTPLPAKIYANEGLAQVLFFESDSPCEVSYRDRGGKYQKQVGITLPRL
- a CDS encoding MogA/MoaB family molybdenum cofactor biosynthesis protein, whose translation is MERLVRGRGAGGVEPRRAARARLHRRSRERPGRVGAAPRRTGRTAPRRVGALGVPLRHRAHERRSRSRGARVVTPRRGKGRTHAPSRTRRTGVAAGRGPRLGVVRPPEHAPHQAAPRAVGCAIVTVSDTRRGALDRSGARAHELIERAGFEVIRRAWVADERGAIRRVVAALLKLRTVDCVIVTGGTGMAKRDVTPEALRPLLQRDLPGFGELFRARSTEQVGAAAWFSRAGAGVANDRLLVMLPGSTAAVELALERILLPELAHAVRLLGRFPSGA
- a CDS encoding adenosine-specific kinase, giving the protein MNLSAVPLTIPADCNVVAGQSHFIKTVEDLAEIVVTTVPGARFGLAFNEASGPCLIRTEGNDEELVSAAVDNASRVGAGHTFWLLLRGAYPINLLPAIKQCQEVCAIFCATANPVQVLVAETEQGRGVAGVVDGGGPRGIEDASARQARREFLRKIGYKR